A genome region from Natronobeatus ordinarius includes the following:
- a CDS encoding DUF7344 domain-containing protein, with the protein MSSEFGLPDDFDEADRSTPRVVDLFDALSSTRRCVVVEVLSDRSPLAEADLAARVLERGVETDASRERVHVSLRHQHLPRLATAGIVDHDPETGIVDCGRFFDVADATLEETWARCKA; encoded by the coding sequence ATGAGCAGCGAGTTCGGTCTGCCGGACGACTTCGACGAGGCCGATCGATCGACGCCACGAGTCGTCGATCTCTTCGACGCACTCTCGAGCACCCGCCGATGTGTCGTGGTCGAAGTGCTGAGCGATCGGTCGCCGCTCGCCGAAGCCGACCTCGCCGCTCGCGTCCTCGAGCGTGGCGTGGAGACGGACGCCTCGCGCGAGCGCGTTCACGTCTCGCTTCGCCACCAGCACCTGCCGAGGCTCGCAACCGCCGGAATCGTCGACCACGATCCCGAGACCGGCATCGTCGACTGCGGCCGATTCTTCGACGTGGCAGACGCGACGCTCGAGGAGACCTGGGCTCGCTGTAAGGCGTAA
- a CDS encoding acyl-CoA dehydrogenase family protein, with the protein MNDLSNVVLSDEHRLFRDETRRFVENEVVPEARERDHRKEPMSDELIDQLGELGFFGILIDEEYGGLGLDLKAYAVIAEELSRGWLSVGSIIARGQSLAGATEEQKETYLPKMARGELLKSIAISEPDAGSDVSNMRLRAEREGDEYVLNGQKMWCTYAKGSDFILTYAVTDPDAEPAYRGISGFIVEKPAGTFDREGLSGSPIDKIGYHGWKTWEVNFDDVRVPADKLVGGEEGQGFYQIMDFFEEGRVHTAARAVGLAQASLEDSLTYAQERVQFDQPISDFQAIRFSLAEMATKVEAARALTLLVADAVDEGERASAEAAMAKLFASEIAEEVTSEGIQIHGGYGYTTEFDVERYWRDARLTRIFEGTSEIQKKIIADDLLS; encoded by the coding sequence ATGAACGATCTCTCCAACGTCGTTCTCTCGGACGAACATCGGTTGTTCCGCGATGAGACCCGTCGATTCGTCGAGAACGAGGTCGTCCCCGAGGCCAGGGAGCGAGACCACCGCAAGGAGCCGATGTCCGACGAGCTGATCGACCAGCTCGGCGAGCTGGGCTTTTTTGGCATCCTGATCGACGAGGAGTACGGCGGGCTCGGGCTCGACCTCAAGGCGTACGCGGTGATCGCCGAGGAGCTCTCCCGCGGCTGGCTCAGTGTCGGCAGTATCATCGCGCGCGGCCAGAGTCTCGCGGGGGCGACCGAGGAGCAAAAGGAGACGTACCTGCCGAAGATGGCCCGTGGCGAGCTGTTGAAATCGATCGCTATCAGCGAACCGGACGCCGGCAGCGACGTTTCGAACATGCGGCTGCGCGCCGAGCGCGAGGGGGACGAGTACGTCCTCAACGGCCAGAAGATGTGGTGTACGTACGCGAAGGGATCGGACTTCATCCTCACCTACGCCGTCACCGACCCCGACGCGGAGCCCGCCTACCGGGGCATCTCGGGGTTCATCGTCGAGAAACCGGCCGGCACGTTCGACCGCGAGGGGCTTAGCGGGAGTCCGATCGACAAGATCGGCTACCACGGCTGGAAGACCTGGGAGGTCAACTTCGACGACGTTCGCGTGCCCGCGGATAAACTCGTCGGCGGCGAGGAGGGCCAGGGCTTCTACCAGATCATGGACTTTTTCGAGGAGGGACGGGTCCACACGGCCGCCCGCGCCGTCGGGCTGGCCCAGGCGTCGCTCGAGGACTCACTGACGTACGCCCAGGAACGCGTTCAGTTCGACCAGCCGATTTCGGACTTCCAGGCGATCCGCTTTTCCCTGGCGGAGATGGCGACCAAGGTCGAGGCCGCCCGGGCGCTGACGCTGTTGGTCGCCGACGCGGTCGACGAGGGCGAACGGGCGAGCGCGGAGGCAGCGATGGCGAAGCTGTTCGCGAGCGAGATCGCCGAGGAGGTGACGAGCGAGGGGATCCAGATCCACGGCGGCTACGGCTACACCACCGAGTTCGACGTCGAGCGCTACTGGCGGGACGCCCGGCTCACCCGCATCTTCGAGGGGACGAGCGAGATCCAAAAGAAGATCATCGCCGACGACCTGCTCTCGTGA